The following are encoded together in the Malaya genurostris strain Urasoe2022 chromosome 3, Malgen_1.1, whole genome shotgun sequence genome:
- the LOC131434097 gene encoding uncharacterized protein LOC131434097: MDNENEEIDPLDNPSVLVVQSEHERYAMQRDHAISRINAIIENIAVYQSDIFALETRREMLKEGYKNFDLAQSWLEQWNPEEYNSRDTIEMQYVSGLSLFEKTITNKKCAVSESSSRDNVRLPSVDLPIFNGANENWLEWYDKYNALIHSRSTLAVIQKFEYLKLSLKGTALAIIDSLPTTESNYTIAYDLLQKRYNNPKLLVQKHTRDLFELKCVEEESASALRNLFDSARKHLRCLQILHQPVEYWSAVLVHLMANKLDATTRREWESLASGTTPPDYEKLEQFVLDRCQMLDAMPKKRKITTEQYSHHKKYKPEVRTMTIRADTLGCVACGAEHFVAKCYRFERKSLEEKVKLIKRFALCFNCLKSNHTAEHCRNKGCYKCGGKHHTSIHRENKQIFKKQENHNRESE; encoded by the coding sequence atggacaacgaaaacgaagaaATCGATCCTCTAGATAACCCATCTGTTCTAGTAGTGCAATCCGAACATGAACGGTATGCTATGCAAAGAGATCACGCTATCTCTCGAATCAACGCTATAATAGAAAATATCGCTGTTTATCAAAGCGATATTTTCGCATTAGAGACTCGAAGAGAAATGCTGAAAGAGGGttataaaaattttgatttggcGCAAAGTTGGTTGGAGCAATGGAATCCAGAAGAGTACAACAGCAGAGATACAATCGAGATGCAGTATGTCAGTGGCCTTTCGTTGTTTGAAAAAACCATCACCAATAAAAAATGCGCTGTATCAGAATCATCGAGTAGAGACAATGTACGTCTTCCTTCAGTGGATCTGCCTATATTCAACGGAGCGAATGAAAACTGGCTTGAATGGTACGATAAGTACAATGCTTTAATACATAGCCGATCAACTTTAGCAGTTATACAGAAGTTCGAGTATTTAAAACTGTCCCTTAAAGGAACAGCACTGGCAATCATTGATTCACTACCAACAACGGAATCGAACTATACCATAGCGTATGACCTTCTTCAAAAGCGATATAATAATCCAAAATTACTGGTGCAGAAACACACAAGAGATCTGTTCGAATTGAAATGTGTAGAAGAGGAATCCGCAAGTGCTCTACGGAATCTTTTTGATTCTGCTAGAAAACATCTGCGGTGCTTGCAGATATTACATCAACCAGTGGAATATTGGAGTGCTGTTCTTGTACATCTAATGGCCAACAAACTCGACGCAACAACCAGAAGAGAATGGGAGTCACTAGCATCTGGAACTACACCTCCAGATTATGAAAAACTGGAGCAATTTGTATTAGACAGGTGTCAAATGTTGGATGCTATGCCAAAAAAGCGCAAAATAACAACAGAACAATACTCACATCACAAAAAGTACAAACCAGAAGTCAGAACGATGACTATTAGAGCTGATACTCTAGGATGTGTTGCCTGTGGTGCAGAACATTTTGTTGCAAAATGTTATCGTTTCGAGCGAAAATCTTTAGAAGAAAAAGTGAAATTAATTAAACGATTTGCTTTATGCTTCAACTGTCTAAAGTCAAATCACACCGCGGAACATTGTCGAAATAAAGGTTGCTATAAATGTGGTGGTAAACATCATACATCGATTCATcgagaaaacaaacaaatatttaaaaaacagGAAAATCATAATCGTGAAAGTGAGTAA